GAATAAGGCTAGGCACACAACTAGAAACCTTTCAGTCCCACAATTGGGCATACACAAAGCAccaaaaataaacgaataaaacaGTGTTTGCACTATAGCAATAGCACCAAAATTGGTCATAATAACAGAAAAGTGCAAGCCTTTTAAAACTCTGAGTAGCACATAAGCATTTGCACCAAAAATCGTAGAAACAAATGCAGCAATAGCACCTCTCAAGCTATTATAATTCTGATTTGTTTCTACTTGGTAGGTACCAAATATAAATGGTGGAtgagttattaatataacaccAATCAgagttaatattattgatattgtgTTCCAAATACCACAGGGTTCTTTTAAGAAGACTCTAGCAAAAAGTGCCACAAAAACTGGCACGGAAAATACAATAACAGATGCATCAGCTAGCGGCATATTCCTGAATGCATAAAAACTTAACATTAGTCCCACCGTGCCTACAATAGATCGCAAAATTAAAAGCACGCGTTTACCTTGAGGGAACACTGGTTGTTCTGTATATATTACAATAGGTATTGTTGGCAATAGAACCCCAATAAACCGGAACATTGCAAGTTGCATAGGGTCTATATTTACCAGGCTCTTCACAATAACTGAGCATAGTGAGAAAAATAGTGATGAGAGTGTCGCCAGTATCAAACCGAGATAAGGACATCGTTTTATAAGTGGCCTCTTATTTTCC
The Vanessa cardui chromosome 10, ilVanCard2.1, whole genome shotgun sequence genome window above contains:
- the LOC124533054 gene encoding solute carrier family 35 member G1, producing MPEHLELQHLVDLSVGSGDESVPNLLENKRPLIKRCPYLGLILATLSSLFFSLCSVIVKSLVNIDPMQLAMFRFIGVLLPTIPIVIYTEQPVFPQGKRVLLILRSIVGTVGLMLSFYAFRNMPLADASVIVFSVPVFVALFARVFLKEPCGIWNTISIILTLIGVILITHPPFIFGTYQVETNQNYNSLRGAIAAFVSTIFGANAYVLLRVLKGLHFSVIMTNFGAIAIVQTLFYSFIFGALCMPNCGTERFLVVCLALFSYLGQILLTMSLQMEQAGPVAIARSADIVFAFLWQVMFFNEIPSKFSVFGAVLVLSSVMLVGLRKWALALPADSQLRSKLGVLAQ